A window of Maniola hyperantus chromosome 26, iAphHyp1.2, whole genome shotgun sequence contains these coding sequences:
- the LOC117994365 gene encoding zinc finger protein 182-like — translation MQCFVQSCNNSENISQAEGVTFYRFPSDQHLRAAWLRALGKQHSHLPDSAVVCSQHFLDDDIYETESDVRQMSTGAIPSTVQVCMICLDTDSKLLLMSEHKLDEAYETFTGQPLCDLGNLKQTVCIQCAQRLMNFSRFRDKSLRARALMMELVGKHELITRQHIKMINRTKHQLESNMVLTSLGPDHCDLHIEHPSEDKQTELEETITVKMEGNYESMSVDDDMDMKNEVDHNVNDFVQDPLKYENSLFQCTLCSEEFVQEHAYTQHMSMHLQDGDGDGECDASQVCKPHTAVSSSSSHSPLITENRPADPSPSAHAAMTLVAPRPANVATDNENKVKGDDTTEKLIEIDIDFNYQAASGSGTTENKQDDNKFMHALKYESASFQCTLCLEEFVHEHAYMQHMSMHLQNGDGDGECDTPQVCKPHTAVSCSSSHSSLITENRPADPSPPAHAAMTSASHLSANLATFGAMLPTEEPNTSDQQISSKQTNDETKRFVCQYCPFRCKYQSNFTTHMRTHTGEKPFACKHCDYKCVTNSGLVNHMRTHTGDKPYSCKICDFKSSYKGNLVGHMRTHTGEKPFACNFCEYKSVTNSALVNHLRTHTGEKPYSCEFCEYKCVSNTALLKHLRTHTGEKRFSCELCEYKCVSNSALMNHMRTHTGEKPFSCEVCDYKFAHKSHLVRHMKTHTGEKPYLCKFCEYRTAHKDNLVNHTRTHTGERPYWCEVCEYKSAAKSKLVIHMRTHTGEKPFACDLCEFRCAVKHNLVIHRRSHTGDK, via the exons TTTTCCCAGTGATCAGCATCTCCGTGCTGCTTGGCTCCGAGCCCTCGGCAAACAACACAGCCACCTACCAGACTCTGCTGTGGTCTGCTCGCAGCATTTTCTAGACGATGATATTTATGAAACAGAAAGTGATGTAAGGCAAATGAGTACCGGTGCTATTCCTTCAACAGTGCAG GTTTGCATGATATGTCTAGACACTGACAGCAAGCTGTTGCTAATGAGTGAACACAAATTGGATGAAGCATATGAAACGTTCACCGGACAGCCT TTGTGTGATCTAGGAAACCTAAAACAAACAGTTTGCATACAATGTGCTCAGAGATTGATGAACTTTAGCAGATTCagagacaagagcttgagagcCCGTGCACTGATGATGGAGCTAGTTGGGAAACATGAGCTA ATAACAAGACAGCATATAAAGATGATAAACCGCACAAAACACCAACTAGAGAGTAATATGGTGTTGACATCGCTAGGACCCGACCACTGTGACTTACACATAGAACACCCCTCggaagacaaacagacagaattAGAGGAAACCATTACCGTGAAAATGGAAGGAAATTATGAGTCTATGTCAGTTGATGATGACATGGATATGAAGAATGAAGTTGACCATAATGTCAATGATTTTGTTCAGGATCCGTTGAAGTACGAAAATTCTCTCTTCCAATGTACACTTTGTTCTGAGGAGTTTGTCCAGGAACATGCGTATACACAACACATGAGCATGCATCTCCAG GATGGTGACGGTGATGGTGAATGTGACGCGTCACAAGTATGCAAGCCTCATACAGCTGTGAGCTCCAGCTCCTCACACTCTCCACTCATCACTGAGAACAG GCCGGCAGACCCCAGCCCTTCCGCACACGCCGCCATGACCTTAG TCGCTCCCCGGCCCGCGAATGTCGCGACAGACAACGAAAACAAAGTAAAAGGAGACGATACAACTGAGAAGTTGATCGAGATTGATATAGACTTCAATTATCAGGCAGCGAGTGGAAGCGGAACTACAGAAAATAAACAGGATGATAATAAGTTCATGCATGCACTAAAGTATGAAAGTGCTTCCTTCCAATGTACGCTTTGTTTAGAGGAATTCGTCCATGAGCATGCGTACATGCAACACATGAGCATGCATCTCCAG AACGGTGACGGTGATGGTGAATGTGACACGCCACAAGTATGCAAGCCTCACACAGCTGTGAGCTGCAGCTCCTCACACTCTTCACTCATCACTGAGAACAG GCCGGCAGACCCCAGCCCCCCCGCACACGCCGCGATGACCTCAG CCTCTCACCTGTCCGCAAATCTCGCGACTTTCGGAGCAATGTTGCCAACAGAAGAACCCAACACAAGCGACCAACAGATCTCCTCAAAGCAAACAAACGACGAAACGAAACGCTTCGTCTGTCAGTACTGCCCGTTCCGATGCAAATACCAGAGCAATTTCACCAcacacatgaggactcacacggGTGAAAAACCCTTTGCGTGTAAACACTGCGATTACAAATGCGTAACCAACAGTGGCCTGGTGAACCATATGAGGACGCACACCGGCGACAAACCTTATTCTTGTAAGATATGCGACTTCAAAAGTTCTTACAAAGGCAACCTAGTCGgccacatgagaacccacacggGTGAAAAACCCTTCGCTTGTAACTTCTGCGAGTACAAAAGTGTCACGAATAGTGCTCTGGTCAACCATTTGAGAACCCACACGGGGGAAAAACCTTATTCGTGCGAGTTCTGCGAATACAAATGCGTCTCAAATACCGCTCTGTTGAAACACTTGAGAACTCACACGGGCGAAAAAAGGTTCTCCTGCGAACTGTGCGAATACAAATGCGTGTCGAACAGTGCTCTGATGAATCATATGAGAACTCACACGGGGGAAAAACCCTTTTCGTGCGAGGTGTGCGATTATAAATTTGCGCACAAAAGCCATTTGGTGAGGCACATGAAAACCCATACGGGTGAAAAGCCGTACCTTTGCAAGTTTTGCGAGTACAGAACCGCACATAAAGACAACTTGGTGAACCACACACGCACTCACACTGGCGAACGGCCGTATTGGTGCGAGGTGTGCGAGTATAAGAGTGCCGCTAAGAGCAAGCTGGTGATTCACATGCGAACCCACACGGGGGAGAAGCCGTTTGCTTGTGATCTGTGCGAGTTCCGGTGTGCGGTCAAACACAACCTGGTCATACATAGGAGGTCGCACACGGGGGACAAGTAG